A single Primulina eburnea isolate SZY01 chromosome 11, ASM2296580v1, whole genome shotgun sequence DNA region contains:
- the LOC140805318 gene encoding uncharacterized protein, with amino-acid sequence MSRRTVLSRLVHRVMAAPAPALHHCTRRIQTLAFEEIKASPEKPHQYTAMILHGLLGSARNWRSFSRSLAASLSPAQWRMVLVDLRNHGKSAELDGFLPPHNLENAAKDLANLVRSQGWDWPDVVVGHSMGGKVALQFAQSCANGDYGDIDGLPRQLWVLDSVPGQVSRDNSDGEVEKVLQTLQSLPSTLPSRKWLVDHMLQLGFSNSLSQWIGSNLKTSGKEVTWAFNLEGAAQMFHSYGEMDYWPLLENTPKGMEIAIVRAEKSDRWNADVIKQLNNISSKRVDETKGKVSYHVLPNAGHWVHVDNAKGLLEIIAPKVASLV; translated from the exons ATGTCGAGAAGAACCGTTTTGAGTCGCCTCGTTCACCGGGTGATGGCCGCTCCGGCACCGGCCCTCCACCACTGTACTCGAAGAATTCAAACCCTAGCCTTTGAAGAGATCAAAGCCTCCCCGGAAAAACCACACCAATACACGGCGATGATACTTCACGGCCTCCTCGGATCCGCTCGAAACTGGCGTTCTTTCTCAcgctcccttgctgcatccctATCCCCCGCAC AATGGAGGATGGTGCTTGTGGATTTGAGGAACCATGGGAAGTCAGCTGAACTAGATGGGTTTTTGCCCCCACACAATTTGGAAAATGCGGCAAAAGATCTGGCCAATTTGGTGAGATCTCAGGGCTGGGATTGGCCCGATGTTGTTGTGGGTCATTCAATGGGTGGAAAGGTTGCTTTGCAGTTTGCTCAAAGTTGTGCAAATGGGGATTATGGGGACATTGATGGCTTGCCCAGACAG CTGTGGGTACTAGACTCTGTCCCTGGTCAAGTAAGCCGAGACAACAGTGATGGTGAGGTGGAGAAAGTATTGCAAACTTTGCAGAGTCTGCCTTCAACTTTACCCTCTAGGAA GTGGCTGGTAGATCACATGCTTCAGCTTGGGTTTTCGAATTCGTTATCACAGTGGATTGGTAGCAACCTTAAAACATCAGGAAAAGAAGTTACTTGGGCTTTCAATCTCGAAGGAGCTGCCCAGATGTTTCATTCTTACGG AGAAATGGATTACTGGCCCCTATTGGAGAACACACCCAAAGGCATGGAAATAGCCATTGTGCGTGCAGAGAAGAGCGACAGATGGAACGCAGACGTAATAAAGCAACTAAATAACATTTCTTCTAAAAGAGTCGACGAAACAAAAGGGAAAGTCTCGTATCATGTTCTTCCTAATGCAGGCCATTGGGTTCATGTTGATAATGCCAAAGGGCTTCTTGAGATTATTGCCCCCAAAGTTGCATCATTGGTTTAG
- the LOC140806065 gene encoding small ribosomal subunit protein uS11x, translating to MSKRRTREPKEENVTLGPATRDGEIVFGVAHIFASFNDTFIHVTDLSGRETLVRITGGMKVKADRDESSPYAAMLAAQDVSQRCKELGINALHIKLRATGGNKTKTPGPGAQSALRALARSGMKIGRIEDVTPIPTDSTRRKGGRRGRRL from the exons ATG TCGAAAAGGAGGACCAGAGAGCCCAAAGAGGAGAATGTAACTCTTGGACCTGCCACCAGGGATGGAGAAATAGTGTTTGGCGTTGCACACATCTTTGCCTCATTCAATGATACCTTCATT CACGTGACTGATTTATCTGGAAGGGAAACCTTGGTTCGTATCACAG GTGGTATGAAGGTGAAGGCTGATAGGGATGAGTCCTCTCCTTATGCAGCCAtgcttgcagcacaagatgttTCTCAGCGATGCAAG GAACTGGGAATCAATGCTCTTCATATTAAGCTTCGTGCCACTGGAGGCAACAAGACTAAGACTCCTGGTCCTGGTGCTCAATCTGCTCTTAGAGCCCTTGCTCGCTCTGGCATGAAGATTGGTCGGATAG agGATGTGACTCCAATTCCCACCGACAGCACCCGAAGAAAGGGTGGTAGAAGAGGAAGGAGGCTTTAA
- the LOC140806062 gene encoding kinesin-like protein KIN-5C: protein MSNRHEKEKSVNVQVLLRCRPFSEDELRNNAPQVVTCNEFLREVSVSQNIAGKHLDRVFTFDKVFGPNAQQSDLYQQAVVPIVNEVLEGFNCTIFAYGQTGTGKTYTMEGECKRSKSGPNGELPPEAGVIPRAVKQIFDTLESQNAEYSVKVTFLELYNEEITDLLAPEDMSRVTMEDKQKKLLPLMEDGKGGVLVRGLEEEIVASASEIFTLLERGSAKRRTAETLLNKQSSRSHSLFSITIHIKEATPEGEELIKCGKLNLVDLAGSENISRSGAREGRAREAGEINKSLLTLGRVINALVEHLGHIPYRDSKLTRLLRDSLGGRTKTCIIATVSPAVHCLEETLSTLDYAHRAKNIKNKPEVNQKMMKSTLIKDLYGEIERLKGEVYAAREKNGVYIPKERYYQEESERKAMADQIEQLGSTIENQQKQIEELHCKYNAQVQQCSYLSNKLEVTQKDLNHTSILLESTEDELRRCHYSLKERDFIILEQKKSENALAHQACVLRADLEKSHKDNSSLFLKIAREDELNSYNRSIVNSFQAELAKQLETLGNLLAASFSQQNQHLQLVDNLCISFLEIHDKAAKELKNKVNVSKALYSSHFEAIQEVVRLHKGGSNAALEELSVLAPSNYKACQEFLATEAVEVNSIFNDLQETLSNHQGEMTNLASELRQRFNASVGQLMETSGSLNAFIDKLSEESKALQRHVTQVDEIQTKCIAEFHKSYEDQSRSVAEKLIADVTTLVSDCMRRQKEMVDARLGDIKETVIGNKMFLEGHVSTMDGITTDLKRKWQDSFTQAETNFKDNADFSAAKHCRMELLLQKCFNNADDALKRWQKTQESLSDMGSQHALAIAENVRNICEGNERHNGEIEAARITVEEDIKTNSEDIIQYFDGLSEQERTSVSEILTNSKAHSETLDNLQRDHSQQSASIEHHAVDTFRQKYMDYEPTGTTPIRCESNIPSQGTIEALRAMPMEVLQEEFRENDSSESFQVKEIKPSLIPRAPLSQIN from the exons ATGTCGAATCGTCATGAGAAAGAAAAGAGCGTAAATGTTCAGGTGCTGCTTCGGTGCAG GCCTTTCAGCGAGGACGAGTTGCGGAATAATGCGCCGCAGGTGGTGACTTGCAATGAGTTCTTAAGAGAGGTCTCCGTTTCGCAGAATATCGCAGGCAAACACTTGGATCGGGTTTTTACTTTTGACAAG GTCTTTGGCCCTAATGCCCAACAAAGTGATCTTTATCAACAAGCAGTTGTTCCCATAGTTAATGAGGTTTTGGAAGGGTTTAATTGTACCATCTTTGCCTACGGACAGACTGGCACGGGAAAAACTTATACGATGGAGGGTGAATGTAAGAGGTCAAAG AGTGGTCCTAATGGAGAATTGCCTCCAGAAGCAGGAGTTATACCGCGAGCTGTAAAGCAAATATTTGACACTTTAGAGAGTCAGAACGCAGAATACAGTGTGAAAGTTACTTTCTTGGAGCTGTATAATGAAGAAATAACCGACTTGTTAGCGCCGGAAGACATGTCTAGAGTTACCATGGAGGACAAGCAGAAAAAGCTATTGCCACTCATGGAAGATGGGAAAGGTGGTGTTCTTGTTAGAGGACTGGAAGAGGAAATTGTAGCTAGTGCATCGGAGATTTTCACTCTACTTGAACGGGGATCTGCTAAACGCAGAACTGCTGAAACCTTACTGAATAAGCAATCAAG TCGATCGCATTCTCTGTTTTCtataacaatacatataaaGGAAGCTACACCAGAAGGTGAAGAATTGATTAAATGTGGCAAGTTGAATCTGGTTGATTTAGCTGGTTCGGAGAACATCTCTCGTTCTGGTGCCAGGGAG GGTAGGGCAAGAGAAGCAGGGGAAATAAATAAAAGTTTGCTTACATTAGGAAGAGTAATAAATGCACTCGTCGAGCATCTTGGACATATTCCATACAG GGACAGCAAGCTCACACGATTACTTCGTGATTCCTTGGGAGGAAGAACCAAGACCTGCATCATTGCCACAGTGTCACCTGCAGTTCATTGTCTTGAGGAGACCCTTAGCACTTTAGATTATGCTCATAGGGCTAAGAATATAAAGAATAAACCAGAG GTGAATCAGAAGATGATGAAATCAACTCTGATTAAAGATCTATATGGTGAAATTGAGCGGCTTAAGGGAG AGGTTTATGCTgcaagagagaaaaatggagtCTACATTCCTAAGGAGCGATATTATCAGGAGGAGAGTGAGAGAAAG GCTATGGCTGATCAGATCGAACAATTGGGATCAACAATCGAAAATCAACAGAAG CAAATTGAGGAATTACATTGCAAATATAATGCTCAGGTCCAACAATGCTCTTATTTGAGCAACAAACTTGAGGTGACACAG AAAGATTTGAACCATACTAGCATATTGTTGGAAAGCACTGAGGATGAGTTACGTCGATGCCATTATTCTCTCAAGGAGAGAGACTTCATCATATTAGAACAAAAAAAATCTG AAAATGCGCTGGCTCATCAAGCATGTGTTTTGCGCGCTGACTTGGAAAAATCACACAAGGATAACTCCTCGCTTTTCCTCAAAATTG CCAGAGAGGACGAATTGAATTCATATAACAGGTCTATTGTGAATAGTTTTCAAGCTGAACTTGCCAAACAACTTGAGACTCTTGGCAACTTGCTGGCTGCATCTTTTTCTCAACAAAATCAACACCTTCAACTTGTTGACAATCTCTGTATTTCCTTTCTTGAAATACATGACAAG GCTGCCAAAgagttaaaaaataaagttaatGTCTCGAAGGCTTTGTATTCATCACATTTTGAGGCTATACAAGAAGTTGTCCGGCTACACAAAGGTGGTTCAAATGCTGCTTTGGAGGAACTTTCGGTTTTGGCACCTTCTAATTATAAGGCTTGTCAAGAA TTTTTAGCTACAGAGGCTGTAGAAGTGAATTCAATTTTCAATGATCTTCAAGAAACTCTGTCTAACCATCAGGGGGAAATGACTAATTTGGCGAGTGAGCTACGGCAG AGATTTAATGCCAGTGTAGGGCAATTGATGGAGACATCAGGATCCCTTAATGCATTCATTGATAAGCTTTCAGAAGAATCAAAAGCACTTCAACGCCATGTAACTCAAGTTGATGAAATTCAAACCAAGTGTATTGCTGAATTTCACAAGTCCTACGAG GATCAATCAAGATCAGTTGCGGAGAAGCTTATCGCTGATGTGACTACTCTTGTCTCTGATTGCATGCGTCGTCAGAAAGAGATG GTGGATGCGAGGCTTGGTGATATAAAAGAAACTGTAATTGGAAACAAGATGTTCTTAGAAGGACATGTTTCAACAATGGATGGCATTACCACAGATTTAAAAAGGAAATGGCAGGATTCTTTTACACAAGCAGAGACTAACTTTAAGGACAATGCTGACTTTTCTGCAGCTAAGCATTGTCGTATGGAGTTACTTCTGCAGAAATG CTTCAACAATGCTGACGATGCTTTGAAACGGTGGCAAAAAACACAAGAATCATTAAGTGATATGGGAAGCCAACATGCCTTAGCAATTGCTGAAAACGTTAG GAACATATGCGAGGGTAATGAACGACATAATGGTGAAATAGAAGCTGCAAGAATTACTGTTGAGGAAGATATCAAAACAAATAGCGAAGATATAATACAGTATTTTGATG GTTTATCAGAGCAGGAGAGAACGTctgtttctgaaattctgaCTAATTCTAAAGCTCATTCAGAAACACTTGATAACCTTCAGAGAGATCATTCCCAGCAGTCAGCATCTATTGAACATCATGCCGTTGATACTTTCAGGCAAAAATATATG GATTATGAGCCGACAGGGACGACTCCAATTCGGTGTGAGTCTAACATTCCCAGCCAGGGCACCATCGAGGCCCTTCGAGCAATGCCAATGGAAGTTCTTCAAGAAGAATTTCGGGAAAACGATTCATCAGAATCATTCCAAGTGAAGGAAATAAAGCCATCTCTGATTCCTCGAGCCCCTCTTTCACAGATTAATTAG